The sequence ATGTAAAGTTACGGATAGAAATCAATCTGATAGAGATTTTGATACCTGTGACCAGTCGGAGACGATCCATTGAGGGCCGCAGATCTGTTCGTCGCAAGGCGTGGTGACGTTGGGTTTGTTCGTCTGGTTACAACGCTCATTGGGCACTGATGTGTCCAGACCTTGTCCCATCATCAGCCAGCAGTGCACTGTCCGGAAGCGGAAGCTGGCTTTACAGTCCCCTACACAATTACTCCACGTACCAACCTCCCATCTAAGACACAGCAAAGACAAAGAAGTGGTACAGATTGGTCAACACCTGTGGTTATCACTTCTGTGGCAGGGTCAACGTACAGTTGGCAGATGTTCCGCCGAATGTTAGAGATCAAGCTTCAAACATGGCACGTGACCTTGGTCACCTCACCTTGGTTCACACGGTCGCCCAGAGCACTCTTTGGCAATGACGTCAGGTTTAGTGTCTGGATCACACATTGTATCTACGACCTGCTCTTCATCCACGTCAACACAGTAGGCATAGTTTCTGATGATACCTGTTAAACAATCCACATAGAATTCGTAACTGTCGTTTCCATCAAGTCATATTTATGGTCATCAAGGAATGGTAAAGTACTATGAATCATTAATTACTATCAAATCACTGACGCCTTTTCTCTAAATTCGTCTTTGAGATAGTCACAAAAAGAATAGCTATGGAAGCACTTTCGGTGACCAAATCCTACCACAGAATCAACTTGCTGAAAGACGCTTTCAGGCATTCTTTAATGGGGCTGCTTGGTTTAATGCCTAACAAATTCTGGATaaccacaaacaaaaaatgaaagccCAGCCAGACCGAAGAAGAGTATCTAGTCCTTAGTACTTTAGATGATTCTTGTTCATATACTGAAACTTCCAATTTAACAGTGCTCTGTAGTCgaaatttctgattttgatgtTGGCATGTAGAATCTGAACGAGGAATACATGGACATCTGTTGATATTGCAACTTTAACAactacataaaacaaaacaatcacaataaAACATTCCTGCAAAGCCAACTATACACCATCCCGCAAGCCTTTCTAGAAGTCCGCCTGTACTATACATGGTGTCGTACTATCCATGGTATCCACTCTTCATGGTATTCAAGTAATCCGAGGAGAAGATGAGGCCGTGTGATTATTTTCTAGATCTGGGGATGATACCTACCTCTTGTGCAGGTGGCACTACATGGCATAGTGTCCGTGATCCTCCAAAAGAACTCTGGAGGGGGTGTTGTTGTCGTCGCGAACTCAGTCGTCATCTCTGTCGTCATCGCTGTCGTAATCATTTCACTGGTGACGTCAGCTGTTGTTGTAGATGCTAATGATGTCATCAAGGCAGTCTCACTGGCGGTGATCATGGTGGTCATGAGCTccgtggtggtggtggtggtggtagacGTCTTTATGCGGACTAGCTCAGTGACGCGGCGACCAGACTGAGGCTTCGTGGTGTATCTCACTTCATTATCGATTTCGGACGAGTAAAAATCTCTTTCGTAGTCTGATTCAGAGTCATCGTCGATGTCATCAGGACCCTCCGATTCGAAATCAATCTTGTTGTCGCCTTCGTGTGGATTTACGATGGGATCGTCAATGTCGCCCAAGTATATGTCCAGCTCCTCTGTGGACGTCTGGAGGGTCGTTACTTCGATCACGGTTCGGTCCGCATTGGATTGCCGCCGGGATCCGTCCGTCCGATACGGCGGACCGTACTGAAGACCTTCTACTTCGGCTGTCCCTGGTATAATTTGGTAATGAAGGAGAAATTATGTCCTACCATGATTTGAACAACAGTTGCCATCTCATATTAAAGCAAAATCATTAATTGGGTATGGGTAATGGGTAAAGCCACATGTAGTTTAAAACATTACTCATATTTAAAGATTGTGCTAAactttcaaaagcaattttatGACGTCCATGAGTCATTTGGTAGTTAAACTTTCACAAGTTGCGAACTGAAATCGATTTTTACAAGGCTAGATTAAATTTCTTGAATTAAGAATTTCCCACTCTGCATTCAGGACAGCGTCATAAAATTGCCATTACAACTTGAGGAAAAGAACATTTTAACACACCTCGTCATAAGAAAGGATTTGAGAATCTTTTGGAAATATTTTCCGTCTAAAAGAGTTTAGTACAAATGTAGTGATTATAACTGATCTATCTTCAGTCAAATTGTCTGCCGTGCCTCTGTATGGCAATAAGATGACGCTAATAAGttacgcccttctcattctcgtAAGGAGAATATCTGAGAAGTGTCAAACGCTTGCCACCGTGTTTACCAACTCGTTCCTCGCTCCGTCTATCTGTACCTTCATCCCTCCCGACAGGGTGAGTCAGGGACGACAGATCAaggtcctcctcctcctcaaagATACGATCGTTTCCTGTGGTCTCCAAGGCGGCGACCTCTGCCCATCCCATTGGCCATTCTCCACCTTGCATTGCCGGGGAATTTCCCCAGACCTGATCTGGTACTCTGTTGTTACTTGTGCTATTAGCGTCTCGACTGTTGTTTGGTCTGCGCGCACCATACTTGTCGTAGTCAACGCCTCCAGAGTTCCCTTCGTCTCGGTGTAGTGTGTGTGTCCTATCTTCATTCTGTGAGGAGTGTTCATCCACGCCCCGCGAGGCGTTCACTGCCTCAAGAAGACCTACACTGACAGGGATTCTTGAGTGATCGCTTTCATCACCAAGACTATTCGATGCATTTCTCATCGAGTATTGTGTTCTGTTTTGAATTGAATCTTGCACGTTCCACGTCAGCGGTTCATCCATAACATCTGGTCTGTGGTCCATCTTGTTGATTCCTGAAAACATATCTCCCTTCAGACTTGCGTAGGTTATATTATTTGGGTGATGTCTCCGAGTTTCCACACTTCCCTGTTCGTCTAATGATTCCAAAGGGTTTTCAGTAGAAAATAACAACTCACTCACAGTTGGGTGATAGTAATTCGGTTCTCGAGAAACAGGGCCCGGGGCTGCCGTCGATGCCTCCAGAGGAATGACATACTCGTATCGTACTGTGGTATTGGCATCGTATACGAAGTTTAGAATCTGAAAGCGGAACGAAAAGTTAAATAAAAAATGTTATGGACTATGCAAGTTAGTTCCTTGTGCATTTAAATCGGTGCTTGCCTTGTGCTTTAAAACTAATTCCAAGTTTTAGCTCAGTATTGTAACATAGCTTACATTGCCAtacttttaaaaaataataaaacatacGATCGTGCTTAGGTGAACATTTGACCAATGACACAATGTACACAGTCAGATCTCCGGATTAaagaaatgacgaaaatgagaTGGAAGTGAATTCGAAATGTAAATAACAGTTGTCATGACCAACAAATCATTTTGATGCTCTACAATCTCAATCACATGAGATTTAAATGACTTTCGCGTATAAAGAGTTACAGGTATGATATCCGTTCCAGGTAAGATCAGCCAACAGACATTGGTATCACTCGTTCCTTTATAATGTACATGTTCCGCTCTGACGGCTAAGGAGATGCACATCCAGATCACATATTGGTGGGATCCCACCAGGGAAGACCCGATTTACGTGTCAGCACTCACCTGTACAAGGAGCGTGTCATTCGTTGGTCCTTTCAAACTAATGGTTTCTACGTCATCCCACTGCTGCCGCTGATCGTTGAAAAGAGTCTGGCGGTGGTAGCGAATCCGTGAACCCAGTGCCCAAAAACTGTACGGAACTTCGCTGTGTACGGTCCAGTGCCCATTGAGCAAGTATTCCCCATTCAAGGTGGAGAGAGCTACGCCAAATAGGATATAACAGGAATGAGGCTTTATTTTGGCATTAAAAACAATCTTAAAGAATACTTTAAAGAACATTAAAAAGTAAACTGCTGACATACCCAGAATGATATCATACAAAACATCTTGGAAGTAATATCATGCAAAACTCGACGCGTAAAAGAAAAGGATATATACTAAAaggacaaataaacaaacacccATTTTGTGACATGTCATTAGATGTCATCTGCACATGTAAGTTTGGCTTTAATGCAAAGCTTTGATTAACATCTGCACCCACTCCTCTGCATTCATAAAGCAAGCACTGCCTTTACTTATATTTATATACGAATTGTATGGTGATGACAGTCATAGTCGAACGCAAGACATCAAAATTTCAGTTAATTCAAGAAGATAAGCACTTTGTTGCTTGGGGAAGTGTAACCGTGTCTATGGTCTTATAAAATGTGTCACTAGTAAGCATGACCAGCAACGTGACTTGCCATGTGAAGTTAGCACCCAGATCTTCTGACCTCAACTATTATATCCCTACCTCATCATGCGTCAAGTTGAAGATCAAGTGGGAGCCACAATCTTGGGACCGACACTGACCACATTCAGGTAATAGTGTCGTTGACTATGCGTTGCGGTAGGAATCCCTACTGTCACGACAGGGGTTATGTCATCAAGACGTGGCGTCGCCTCACAGGATAGAAAGCGGTTTACCAAATTGTAGGGCCCGCATGTTTCTGCAAAGTTTGTTCCATTCACGTCAAATCGAGTACATCGATTAACTTCAGATTGCATTTTTAGTGTCTTTCTACATCGTGGGGCGCTTGGGCATAATAGTGGCTAATATTCCAGACTCACAATCGGAGGACGCGAGTTCGATTCACGCCCAGTGATTAcaccttggacaagatgtttttccCAAAAAACGttctctcgacccaggtgtataaatgggtacctagggtcataataatggcagggcctcATAGAGCAGtgccaacactgaagaggctaccctgggtaaaaaAGGccttattattatctttattatagTCAAGTCGCATACACTATTATTATCAAAGCGTCTTGTGAGCTTATTTTCCACCACTCAACGTGTACTGGCGAGGATTTACTCGATTGTGCACGGCACTTAATTACGATTGATGTGGAATTCGCCTTCACACACAGCCAAAAGACAGATGGCATATTAAAGCCACAGGTTAATGTGAAAACTCAGGGTCATTTCGTATATGATATCTTTAAATACCACCAGTATTAGTCATTTATTACACGTGTAATCGATATGTAGGTGCACAGTACTCCCTCCATGCAGCTTTGGAAGAACGAACCTAGATAATTCCGGATACTGTACGTTTCAGATATGGCAATATTCGTGGCTCCTGCGGGTATCTGCAGCACGTCTGTGTAGCCTGTAGGAATAAACACATACCGACTCTTAGAAAGGACACCAGGCATAAtgtacaatacaaaataaatcatgGATAGTATAATGACAATAAATCGTTTGAACAGTCTTTGATAACTAATGTCTGGATGGGTACGAACATGCCTTGGGTGGGCATCTTTACTCCGAGGAGACACTCATGATGTGGTATACCAGACAGTGGAGATCATGACCCGTTTCCTCCATCTCACGTGAGTCATGTTCCAAGGTCATGTCTTCTCTGTGCACTCTTGGCTATTTCCTTCCTAACGTCGAAGATATCGTTGTAAATAATATAAGGAATATCCAGTTTGTCTGTCCTCGCACTCACGAGACTATTACTGCCTAAAAACCTTGTGTATTACCTCCTAAATTCATAAAGGCAAACCCAGAATTTGATCATGTGATCAATAAACATATATAATTGTATTATATATCCAATTGAGGAAAATTTGGGTGAGTCATTCTATTGTGCACCTTGAGCACACTGTTAACGACCAGTAAATCCTtgatcaaatgaatgaaaatagaaaacattATATTGAGCTACCATTCACGAATTTTACTCAAGATCCATATAAAACTTTTCATACTAATATTTAGCCTCTGTATCAAAGatgttgttttatatttttcttcgtACGTCGAATAAGCTCAAAGATCAAATCTATCCCCCTTTTTGAATTCCCGAATTATATATAGCAATGTCTCTGAAATGAAGGCCATGGACACATTTTCTCCACATTGCGGCACCGAAGTGCAGAGGTAAGGCGTCTGGCAGGGAATAGATCATAGATCAAAAGTTTGCTTTTCAATAGACAAGTAGGAAAGGCTTACCTACTTGTAGATTCTCCACCATGATTTGATCAAAGAGCCGAGAACAGGTGGTCCCGTCTCCCCCGCAGACACCACACCCATCCGTGGACTTTGTCGAGTTGAGATAACCATCGCACCCAATGCTCTGGTGTATAAAGACAACCACAGAGTATGAGATGGTaaaatgaatcaatcaataaatctaTCAAGGGAGAAATGCAgatatatcatttcattataaATAATATGTCTTATATCTGTGAATACTAGTGAATCCTCCACAGCAAAGCTATAGTCTTTTCACCGAAATGCAAACCTAGCTCTACAGCAATGATGTATAAGTAATCCTGATGGGAGTTATGAGAGATAATATCGCCGTACACTTTCAAAtgttatatacaatatacattaaAGGACTCATGAAACTTGGTTTCGTATGAGTTCGATTGACGATGAAAGTGTATAAATTtcgattttcatttccatattcgAAGAAAGATTATACAAGCTTCCTTGAAAACGTCTATCACACCTACAGTTTTATACACTCTGCACGGGAAGAATGAAGGCAAATTTGGAAGATCGAGCACAATCTGTTTTATTCAACAAACGATATGATAAACGTACTAAGTTATGCATGAGACATGAGGTTTGCGTTCTGTACTATTGTGCGTTGAATTAATCTACAAGCTGCATATGATAAAAGTGCTTTGGCATGTGTTGAGGTGCACAGCCATCCTAAATTTGTATTGATAAGTTACAAATTTAGAAATACATAACATTTTGCTTGTATCTTATCTCATACGAGACTGTCAAGGACGGAGGCCATTGTTTTATGGTACAACCTATTACGTGATATCTGtttatacaatacatgtattcaaggGAGCTCTGTGGGTTTTCTATCATCTGACAGCATGCACATCTACTTCGGGCGCAGTCATGGGTAATTGTCTTCTGTGACCACAATAGGTCAAAAGAACAAAGATATGCTTGACTAAGCTATACTCTGTGATGATACAATTTCATCAACCTCTTTTAAGTCTGACTCAATCTGTGAAATTTGTTCATCACCGATAAATTGCTGCTGGGTGGTGGTTCTATCTTGTAAACCAAAGTTTAGGGTTGCCATGGACATCCCATGTACATCTGTTTATCGTTTGTTTTTTGCCTGCATGTTTCCGTTTTACTTCGGGTCTTgttaattttcatgtttttacgATACATTTCTGTGCGTAGAGCACCTGAAAACGTTTCATTACGCTAATGAGAAGTTGAGTAAATGCAAATACATAACTCACCCAACACGCGCCATTGATACAGACCCCCGTTTCCAGAACGCCCATGTTGAACCTAACACAGCGGGTTCCCAGTGGTACATCATGTTCCATCACCCGCACCTCGCCCCGATTAGCCTCGTTGTAGCACGCCAAAGTACATGGCCCATATCCTTCTCCTGCAAAAGTTCGGGGAAATAGGTTTTCCTAAACTGGGAGGCACCAGATCTCATTGATCacgtttttttacattttcgtaggcctaaatattggaaagctCTCAAAATGTAGACGAAAGTTGACACAAAGTGGAAAACAGAAATTTCTCTCCGAACAGTCCTTCCCAATGTTATATCACATTGAGTGCCAGTGAAATAAAATAACATTACTTAGCGCATTCTAAAAAGCTATTTCGCACATTTCCTTTTTAAATCATTAGACCTAATTATAATcaaacatcaaattttcattccaCACTGTCAGTAATTACCATCTCTCAGCCATGTCAGGAGTCCCTTATGTTGTTTGGCACTTTTATCTATCCCTAGAGGCATACTagacctatttttttttttttttgtttcgctGTTTTCGTTTTCGTTTGTATTGATTATTTCCATGTTCTGAGTTATATCCTCTTGATTGAATGATTTCTGTGTTGTAATTTTGTTACTTATGTTATCATTTTACGGTCTTGCATGAAAACAGCTTACCCTGACCAATGCTGACGgcataacttttttttattttttttttttaccatgatTGAATAAATAAACCAAACTCAATTTAACTcgacacacatacgcacacacacaaaatccttTTGATTCTAGTTTTTCTCCAAAGACATCATGTGGTCCTTAACATTCAAATCATCAGAATGACATGACTGTTGTATTATTGTAAATCCTACGTATAGGTGAACTCACGTTCTGAAGGATAGTACGGTCTCCACGTGTGGCCCGGTGGTGCGATTTCTTGACATCTAGAGGCACGATATCCAAAGGCAGTCGAATATGGACAATTCTGAGATGGTTGTAACAGAAAAGAGAAGCACAGAGAAAATGTAGGTTGCCTGTGTGGAATGTCCACAATCGTGTAATTGTGTGTAAACTGTAAGTCACTTGCAATAATGTACATAATGGTAAAGCCCTATCTCTTCCAGGCAGCTACATGACAAGGGAATTGAAAAATTCGCTTTACTGGAAAATATGACTTGTGCAATTTTGGAACAAAACACACTGTGGGCCATGGTTGTATGAGCACGTTATTGAATCTAATTTGTCTGGACGAGTGTTCATTTCACCAGGGGTAATAAGAGCTGGcaaagaaatatctgaatagGTCACTGGAAAATAATATCATCAGCTTTCTGCGACATAATTATAATTTCTAACTTCTTCACTCTAATGTTCTTAGCGGAAACTATGATAATTTTATACAATTTTGAAGACGCTTAAACTTGAGCAAGACACATGACTGCATGTTTTTGTGCGTTGTAGTTTTTTTTCTATgtgtaagtgtgtatgtgttttaggAAAGGCACATATCAAACAGCTCCAGCACTGTCAGAGCGAGCACGTGCCCAGGTCTTGGCTTCTATTGTTGCTGTTCGATTACTCCACACTGCTTCATACAACGGCGGATATAACGACAAGTAGACGCCAACAACGTGTCTTTGTACCCCGGGATTGGAGGAATGATTTCAACGTCCCTTGGAAGTTGGAACATACGGGAGGTGACCATGAACTCTTATACACAGATTGGTCATGATCGTCAGAACAAGCAGAAAACCAACAATGATAGAGAATGACTAATGTTTAAAGTTGCGCCAAAACACACTGATGTTACAGAGCAGCGTTTAAAGgatgacatacaaatatcaGGTATCACCCCGTGATGACACGAACTGAGACAAGATACTGATACATAGTGatcgcagccccccccccccctacacacaagAAAACACATGACTTCCCAtcgagaggggtgggggagggagggaacATTCCCCCTTTACCCATCCAAACACGAGCACTgcaaataccccccccccccccacacacacacacacagacacacaaaacgTTTCGCGGCCCTTTTCATATCAAGTAGTTTTCTAAActgctaaaacaaaaacaaaaataaataaataaataaaaatagaggCATAGCAGGTTTAAGAGAATCCAAAGGTTAGAATAATGACGCAACGAGTTTAATCCACTGCTTTATCTGACATCACGTGATGCTCACGTGAAGTGAGCGAGACGCGTCACGGCGGGGTCGTTCCACGAGACcaacatccacgagtcatacagcccacgagttcgacactataaaGGCGAATACGGCCCATGAGGTGGACagtaggtaaaaacagcccacgcgTTCGTTATTACGACATGGCGCTTAAtaaatgtgtcggtctcgtgggccttgtttgcttagcgtcgaactcatgggctgtatgactcgtgggctgtataactcgtgggctgtattatACTTGGGTGTCAAACTAGTGACGTGCACCTGTCACGGCTCCAAACTTCTCACCTGTATGCGACATAGCCTGTATTCTTGTGGTCGTCCTTGGCATAGATCCGCACGAAC comes from Diadema setosum chromosome 17, eeDiaSeto1, whole genome shotgun sequence and encodes:
- the LOC140240771 gene encoding ADAMTS-like protein 2 — translated: MLLGLMNWCLLAILYNRRQPLSTLAICLTYSAVWHPDQRCHRVLAAPSLGELWRSDRGAGGGDYGDGVPQIQRGVPLSYNSREPVPQGIFHWSEYRAWSPCTATCGTGVEGRRRVCRDERGYEVRADLCQGRPQEYRLCRIQNCPYSTAFGYRASRCQEIAPPGHTWRPYYPSEREGYGPCTLACYNEANRGEVRVMEHDVPLGTRCVRFNMGVLETGVCINGACWSIGCDGYLNSTKSTDGCGVCGGDGTTCSRLFDQIMVENLQVGYTDVLQIPAGATNIAISETYSIRNYLALSTLNGEYLLNGHWTVHSEVPYSFWALGSRIRYHRQTLFNDQRQQWDDVETISLKGPTNDTLLVQILNFVYDANTTVRYEYVIPLEASTAAPGPVSREPNYYHPTVSELLFSTENPLESLDEQGSVETRRHHPNNITYASLKGDMFSGINKMDHRPDVMDEPLTWNVQDSIQNRTQYSMRNASNSLGDESDHSRIPVSVGLLEAVNASRGVDEHSSQNEDRTHTLHRDEGNSGGVDYDKYGARRPNNSRDANSTSNNRVPDQVWGNSPAMQGGEWPMGWAEVAALETTGNDRIFEEEEDLDLSSLTHPVGRDEGTDRRSEERVGTAEVEGLQYGPPYRTDGSRRQSNADRTVIEVTTLQTSTEELDIYLGDIDDPIVNPHEGDNKIDFESEGPDDIDDDSESDYERDFYSSEIDNEVRYTTKPQSGRRVTELVRIKTSTTTTTTTELMTTMITASETALMTSLASTTTADVTSEMITTAMTTEMTTEFATTTTPPPEFFWRITDTMPCSATCTRGIIRNYAYCVDVDEEQVVDTMCDPDTKPDVIAKECSGRPCEPRWEVGTWSNCVGDCKASFRFRTVHCWLMMGQGLDTSVPNERCNQTNKPNVTTPCDEQICGPQWIVSDWSQCSTPCGPGQETRQVTCSETSGCDMSQRPARSRTCNKGECSWSMSSWSRCPRACGIQARSVLCVAESTNAVMEDRDCRITDKPLTRQLCGGNSCQPHWVPQAWQQCEGDCRSAFRRRDIICAGINGDNRMTVYPNSHCVHKPQPVTQARCMKASCPQRRAPDWVSYSWKPCSVTCGTGLQSRTVQCLVSGRLSDRCDLRTRPPSQRECSRPACTSQGLTNLGPSNQSCQDNRTADCNLIVQADLCRFSRYSQTCCRSCRNIAGRSGARGRK